A single genomic interval of Roseomonas aeriglobus harbors:
- the purS gene encoding phosphoribosylformylglycinamidine synthase subunit PurS → MKLRIVVTLKPGVLDPQGKAIEHALGSLGFDGVGEVRAGKIFELDVADDTSDAAIDDMCRKLLANTVIENYRIERGA, encoded by the coding sequence ATGAAACTTCGCATCGTCGTGACGCTCAAGCCCGGCGTGCTCGATCCGCAGGGCAAGGCGATCGAACATGCGCTCGGCAGCCTCGGTTTCGACGGCGTAGGCGAGGTTCGCGCAGGCAAGATCTTCGAGCTCGACGTCGCCGACGACACCAGCGACGCGGCGATCGACGATATGTGCCGCAAGCTGCTGGCGAATACGGTCATCGAAAACTATCGCATCGAGCGCGGCGCATGA
- the purQ gene encoding phosphoribosylformylglycinamidine synthase subunit PurQ encodes MSAAVVVFPGSNCDRDLATAIREVTGRAPHMVWHGDSDLPEGLDLIAIPGGFSYGDYLRCGAIAARSPVMGAVIKAAERGVPVLGVCNGFQVLTESGLLPGALMRNAGLDFVCRDVALTVENSQSIFTSQYTNGETLSVPVAHHDGNYFADTETLDRLEGEGRVAFRYDENVNGSARNIAGILNAAGNVLGMMPHPERKIEAAHGGADGRRMFEGLLAAVNA; translated from the coding sequence ATGAGCGCGGCGGTCGTCGTCTTTCCGGGCTCGAACTGCGACCGCGATCTGGCGACGGCCATTCGCGAGGTGACCGGTCGCGCGCCGCACATGGTGTGGCACGGCGACAGCGACTTGCCCGAGGGCCTCGACCTGATCGCGATCCCCGGCGGCTTTTCCTACGGCGACTATCTGCGCTGCGGCGCGATCGCCGCGCGCTCGCCGGTGATGGGCGCGGTCATCAAGGCGGCCGAGCGCGGCGTACCGGTGCTGGGCGTCTGCAACGGCTTCCAGGTGCTGACCGAAAGCGGGCTGCTGCCCGGCGCGTTGATGCGCAATGCCGGGCTCGACTTCGTCTGCCGCGACGTGGCGCTCACGGTGGAGAACAGCCAGAGTATCTTCACCAGCCAGTATACGAATGGCGAAACGCTGTCGGTGCCGGTCGCGCATCACGACGGCAATTACTTCGCCGACACCGAGACGCTCGATCGCCTCGAAGGCGAAGGTCGTGTCGCATTCCGCTATGACGAAAACGTCAACGGCTCGGCCCGCAACATCGCCGGCATTCTGAATGCGGCCGGCAATGTGCTTGGTATGATGCCGCACCCCGAACGCAAGATCGAAGCCGCGCATGGCGGCGCCGATGGGCGCCGGATGTTCGAAGGGCTGCTGGCCGCGGTCAACGCATGA